Genomic DNA from Gorilla gorilla gorilla isolate KB3781 chromosome 13, NHGRI_mGorGor1-v2.1_pri, whole genome shotgun sequence:
TCCATAGCCAGGCCTCACCAGCATGGGCCAAGGAGGCCAGGTACCTCTGGCTACCCTCTCCAATGTCCAGGCTCTGTCTTTTACTGCTAGCCACCATGAATATTATATAGTACTATAAGTGTTTAACTGTACATAGCACATATGAAAGCACTTTTCACAGCTATTGTTCATAGAACATGCTTATAAGCCAGAACCATAAAACCTTAATTATAATACATCAACTCCATACTTCCAAAGAACATACCTTCCCACAGGAATATCGACCAGTACTTTTCATCATACATTCAGTCGGTCATCGTACATAGCACATTACAGTCAAATAAATCCTCGTCACCACAGATATCCCCCCCTCAGATAGTGGTTTCTCGCTCACCATCCTCCATGAAATCAATATCCTGCACAAGAGTGCTACTCTCCTCACTCCGGGCCCAAACACTTGGGGGTAGCTCTTCTAGTCAGCCAGAAAGTCCTTCAGCCtcgccaggagcagtggctcatgtttgtaatcccagcactttgggaggccaaggcaggcggatcacttgaggtcaagagtttgagaccagcctgggcaacatggtgaaaccctgtctctaccaaaaatacaaaaattagccgggtgtggtggtgcatgcctgtaatcccagctactcggaggctgaggcaggagagtcgcttgaacctaggagacagaggctgcagtgaaccaagatcgcatcactgcactccagcctgggcgacagagcaagactccgtgtcaaaaaaaaaaaaaaaaaaaaaaagttctccacCCCCtcctagaaaataattttctcctaGAAGGAAAATTTATCTGACTCAGAGAAAATttagacaagaagaaaaaatctgttttcatgcCAGCACATCTTCTGAAGACAATGGTCTCTGTCTCTCATGAGCAGTGATATTTTTCCTTCCCAAATAGATGTTTCTTATAACAGCTGAGTGGTACTTTCTGTCTGTGCTGTGTTTGGAGTATATGTTTTAGAAATCCCAGGAGGCTTCGAGGAAGGCAGAGGTCAGCTTCAGCTTATACTGAGGGCCTGCTTGGGCTTCTCAAAGGTGACCAGAGCCCGGGAGGGAGGGTGACAGTGGCCCTCCTCAGCCACCCCCATCCCAGGTTTGTTGCTCCTGCTCAgatgccatatttttaaaatactttattttttacataatactgtcattacaaaaaaatacaaaaaaactactaTAAAAACATTCGGGGGTTGTCAAAGTGAGAAAACCTAAAGACCCCACCCCAGGATCTGGCTGAAGCAGGCTTCCCCCAGCTCCTTCACTATGACCTTTATACaactgtgggggtggggtgggatcaCACAGGCATAAAAGGGCTGGAAATTCCCCACACAGCCTCCAAGGGTAAGAAATGAGTAGCTTCACATATCACAAAAGTGGGATTTGGAAGTTTGGGGGTGGCTAGGCCCTGAGTTCAGAGGTGTGGGGAAAAACCTGTGACCCTGAATCTCTTGGTGGGGAATAGCTGCCACCTGACCCCAAAGCCCTTTCCCTTCCTGATGAAGGCTGGGAGATGGGCCCTGTCCCCCACCTCTTAGCCTTAATACCTCAGGCCCCATTCCCTGCCCTCCACCCTTGAACACTCCTGAGAGCAGCAGGGAGGACAGAACCTCCAGCTGTGCAGGTGTAGGCAGGGCAGCTGTTACAGAGGCTGCTGAGGAGCTCACCCCCCTGCTCCAGATGAAAAGTGTCTCGTGCTCAAGTCCCTGTTCACAGGTTGTGAACTTTCCCTTCTtatcctctctcctttctcccagaGAGGCACAGACAGCTCTAGGTGAGTGCTTCTTGTGCATGAATATGTGTGCCATTACCTTGGACACTGTGGACCTGGGGGTGGGGCTGAGAAAGCAATGTCCTTTCTAGTCTTTTCCACCCCCAACAGCAGGAAGccaaagggaagggaggggactgGTATTAGCAAAGCTGAGGGGAGGAGGACATGCTATGTACAGGCATGGATAAGGAATCTCTACATATCTTCAAGTAGCACTCAGGTCACTCTCCAGCCACTGCAGTGGAAACTGGATTGAAAGCTAGTGACATGAACATTGACCCCTGGCCTGGGCTagctctccccacctccctcccactccccccAGGCAGCCCAGCTCTGAAAGGGGTCAGGGACAGGAACATTTTCCTGAAAACCAGTggcttttttttgcattttagaaaaagtTGCCAGTGTCCAGTGGACATCAAGCTGGGTGCACATTGAGTGGAGTGAGTGTTGGGGGTATTGCTGTGGTAGGCTCTGGACTGGCTGGGGCAGAGCCTAGGAACAGGGTAGGTGCTGCTTAAGGATCTGTCTTGTCTGTGGTGTTAATCTGTCTGGGAAGCGAACTTTGAACTCAACAATGAGGTCTCCCCGCTGAGTTGGCACTTTGGGGAAGGGAAGGCCCTCCCCACGGAGTCTCTTCACGGTGCCTGGCTTGATGACATCATTGCAGGGCAAAGGGATCACTCGGCCGTCGATAGTGGGAATGTTCACAGTGCAGCCACACAGCGCCTGGGAAAGACGAAGCAGAAAGTGAGGAAAAGGTGGGGTAAGGTgagtgggaaggaaggaaatagactGAGGTGGGGAAAGAATGTGCCAGCTGGCGGGAAGAGAGGGAATGTCCCCACCAtctccccagcacacacacacagcctgactaggccccacctccttgAGGCTGATCAGGGCACTGTAGAGCACGTTGGTGCCATCTCGGCGGAAGTGTGCATGGGGCTTGTCTTTGAGCACAAAGACGATGTCAGCAGGGATGTTGTCAGGTGTGGCGTCGCCCTCTTTGGGGAAGGTGATCTTGGTGCCTTCCTTCCAGCCACGCTTGATGACTATGTGCAGGATCTTGTCCTCGGTGCGCACAGTTCGCCCATCAGGGTTGAGGCGACGCCTCGTGATCTTCATGCGCTTGGTGGAGCCATGGTAGATCTCCTCCAGGGACACCCGCAGCTCGTGCACCACTGGGGGGTCCTGCACCTTGCGCCGAGGGTACAGTGGTTCTGGGGCTCGCCTTGGACCCCTACTCAGCCCATTGAAGCCAAAACGGCCGAAAGCGCCAAATGGGTCCTCATCTTCATCCACATCCATGTCATCTGGGTCAAAGCCACTGAAGGGCCGAGTGGAGCGGCTGCTGGCAAAGAAGATATCGAAGGGGTTGGAGCCACCAAagaaggaggcaaaggttgcatgGGGGTCCCCATGAAAGGTGTAGTGAAAGGAGCCACTGGAGCCACCTGATGTGCCACCGCCGGTCTTCAGGCCTAGAGGGGAGGAGAAGTTAGGGGCAGTGTGGCTTATTCTGGCCCCATCCCAGTGTCTTCCCCCTGCCCTCTAGCTCCCAGTTCACAGGCTTAGAGAAAGAAGTAACCTTTAAATCCCACAGAGAGGGCCAGGCTAATAGAGTAAGAAAGGCTTCTGGCAAGATTATCTTCCATtcctaattatatatttaataacgaTGCACAACTTGAGATTCAAAGAGGCTTGCTTACCCAATAGGTGGAAAAGCCAGGACTAGAGGACTTAGAGGATGTGACTTCCAGTCCTGTAATCTTTTCCACATACTCATGGTCCAAAGATGTCTCAAAAAGCCTTGAATGACTAGCTTGGTGTCACATTACAAGTGATACTTGGTTCCCAAATCTTTGCTTATCTCCAAAGACATATAGGACAAGGGGCCATCAGACAGGATGTGACCACAGAGGGGGCTGGTAAGTGAACAGTCGCAAATAGGGTAGGGATCCAACCCGGGAGGAAGACCAGTTTCACTCTGCTTCTAGCAGTGTTTCCTCTTTCCCTGACCCCTGCTCAAATGGGAAATCAGGAAGCCTTAAAAAGTGGGAAAGCTCATTAGCTTGGAGATGAAGAgctatttttctagaaaaagtttttaaatgcttTGTTCCCACACTCTGCTCGGTGTTACACAACTTTAGGGGGTGTCATTCACACATTGTACAGACATAGACTACAATGGGAATGGAGCTCCCTGGAGTTATACAACAGCGAACGCCGTACCCCACACCTAATGTTGAGCAACCAAAATGCATGAATGGGCTGGCACATGGCAGTGGTGACCTTAGCTGCTCTCTCTGTCAGGTCCTGTCTAAGGGGCTCAGATTCCTGGAGGCAGCCTTCATGCACAGGAGGGGGTGCTGGCGGTAGTGGGGGATGTGGGGAGAGGGTTCACACTGAGAACTGCTCCGGAATACGGAGACTATGGGTGGGGTCCAGGCTAGGAAAGAGACCCTTCTCTTTGAGGCCGTTTATCTAGAATTTCAACTGATCATGGAGATCTGAGCCTAAATTAGCCTCTTATTTCCTGGGACCACAAGGGCAGATTTGAGTTTCACTAGAGAGGCCAAGTGGCAGATGGTTCAGGGACTTGTGGCAGCTGCCTCTTCACCCCTCCCCCAAGACCTAggatctctcctttccttctatcGAGGGGCTGATTATCAAGCGAGTTCAAGCAGCCTGGCAGAGCtcagtgagagagggagggaggctggaCCGATGATGACGGGAAGGGGTAATTCTCTCTATAGGGATTTCTATTCTTCCACTACCACCCCCTTTTCAAGCTGGGAGCAACTTGTCCCTAGCTGGAGCTGCACACAGAGTCTGTGTGTATAACTGCTCTATA
This window encodes:
- the DNAJB5 gene encoding dnaJ homolog subfamily B member 5 isoform X1; protein product: MFKIQLEPLKLRAWTLNGFVKFRNKETSAGPVAVMGKDYYKILGIPSGANEDEIKKAYRKMALKYHPDKNKEPNAEEKFKEIAEAYDVLSDPKKRGLYDQYGEEGLKTGGGTSGGSSGSFHYTFHGDPHATFASFFGGSNPFDIFFASSRSTRPFSGFDPDDMDVDEDEDPFGAFGRFGFNGLSRGPRRAPEPLYPRRKVQDPPVVHELRVSLEEIYHGSTKRMKITRRRLNPDGRTVRTEDKILHIVIKRGWKEGTKITFPKEGDATPDNIPADIVFVLKDKPHAHFRRDGTNVLYSALISLKEALCGCTVNIPTIDGRVIPLPCNDVIKPGTVKRLRGEGLPFPKVPTQRGDLIVEFKVRFPDRLTPQTRQILKQHLPCS
- the DNAJB5 gene encoding dnaJ homolog subfamily B member 5 isoform X3: MGKDYYKILGIPSGANEDEIKKAYRKMALKYHPDKNKEPNAEEKFKEIAEAYDVLSDPKKRGLYDQYGEEGLKTGGGTSGGSSGSFHYTFHGDPHATFASFFGGSNPFDIFFASSRSTRPFSGFDPDDMDVDEDEDPFGAFGRFGFNGLSRGPRRAPEPLYPRRKVQDPPVVHELRVSLEEIYHGSTKRMKITRRRLNPDGRTVRTEDKILHIVIKRGWKEGTKITFPKEGDATPDNIPADIVFVLKDKPHAHFRRDGTNVLYSALISLKEALCGCTVNIPTIDGRVIPLPCNDVIKPGTVKRLRGEGLPFPKVPTQRGDLIVEFKVRFPDRLTPQTRQILKQHLPCS
- the DNAJB5 gene encoding dnaJ homolog subfamily B member 5 isoform X2, whose product is MFKRTVLSCPPPAAPPLQARGAFRSFPHSWGEDFLASLMFKIQLEPLKLRAWTLNGFVKFRNKETSAGPVAVMGKDYYKILGIPSGANEDEIKKAYRKMALKYHPDKNKEPNAEEKFKEIAEAYDVLSDPKKRGLYDQYGEEGLKTGGGTSGGSSGSFHYTFHGDPHATFASFFGGSNPFDIFFASSRSTRPFSGFDPDDMDVDEDEDPFGAFGRFGFNGLSRGPRRAPEPLYPRRKVQDPPVVHELRVSLEEIYHGSTKRMKITRRRLNPDGRTVRTEDKILHIVIKRGWKEGTKITFPKEGDATPDNIPADIVFVLKDKPHAHFRRDGTNVLYSALISLKEALCGCTVNIPTIDGRVIPLPCNDVIKPGTVKRLRGEGLPFPKVPTQRGDLIVEFKVRFPDRLTPQTRQILKQHLPCS